AACAAAAAAATACCATATTTGCTTAGTGGTCCTTAATTTACAAGTAGTACAGTCCGTATGACCTAAGAGGACCAGCCTAAAGTTAAACATTGGACCCTGGGACACCCTGAAAACACATCTGGATCAGGGGATACAAAGCATTACTAACCACTAGTTCACCAAAAAGGCAAGCTatccaaaaaaaataaaaataaaaattaaaaaaggggGGAGAAAGAGGCATCTACTCTTCACTGCACAACAAGaagaaattgaaattgaaaaataCTAAGCTTTAGTAGGAAGTCACTTTCCTGGTTACCCATCCTGAATTTGTGCCTTGCAAAAGGGGATGAGTAGTCAGGATCAGAGTAATTACACTTTGAATGCATGTTAAGCCATACTTCAGATACCTAGTACAAGATTCCTATGTAGTGTAGTGCTACCACATCAGTGTGTATTACTGGGGGGGGGAAAACTCCAGTAGAAAGTCTAAGATGACCCAATAATACTGAGCTgaaatcaggaaaaaaaagcacaaaagctTCTTGGGAAGAGATACACACACTTCAACCTAGTCGCAGAAATGTATAAATTCaagcagcacaaaaaaaaaaaaaaaaaaaaaaaaaaaaatcaatgaagTATGCATAAtctctaaagaaaaaaaaaaagaaaaagaaaaaagtatgaaAACATCCCTGCTTTCATGTTCCTAAATACAAAACTTCAGTGTAACAAGAGGTCCTTTTCCgcctttgttgtcttttgttctcCGTTAAACAAGTTAAAATTTAGTCCTCTGGTGGTGAGAGTGGTATGGGATGACAGTCTTTTATGtcattaaaatcttttttttctgttttcttataTACTTGAAGATGTGGTAAGCATGCAAGCCTCGTAGAGGAGGGGCCCGGAAGGGCTGATGGGTGGGCTGGTGGTGGAAAAGGAGCCATTAGGCCAGGGCAGGGAAGGCCTCAGGATCATCCACGTTGGGGACTGACACTCCACTAGCCTGAAGAAGAAGCACACAAAAATCAGGACAAGGTGTTTATTTATAAGTAGGTATCAGGTCTGATCAGAACACGATGCTAGTGCTGATTTAGTCACTAAGTTTATACATGTGGGGCACATTATGTTATTTCAACACAGTGAGCTGTGCAAATTCAATACCTTTAAAAGtgggaaaacaaatcaaatatatatataaataaatatttgattacaGCTGTCAAGCCAATGAAATGATCAAAAGAAAATTCATTTGCAGCAAATTTGctacacaatattttttttcaagcCACATGTCAGACATCTAATGGTTCCAGCTTCCGAAATGTGAAGTGGGTTAACTCTtggtaaaacaaagaaacaaaaagcgTACTGAACTGATGAATTAGATAATCAACAGGGGCATTGAAATGGTTTACAGATCAAACTATTAATTTGATGGGGAAAAAATTAAACTAATAGGCAGCTtcaattttacatttgtaaggATTACTTCagttagttatttttttattacttcacTACTTGTTTTGCTACTTGGCTTTTGTTACTAACAGAAATCCATCCCTACATGTCACCACTGACGTTTGAGATTTGCGTTGACTGTGTTCACTGCTGCAGCCTGTTCAGTCAATGCGTTTAGTCttttcacagagacacaaaacctCTGTTGTCGGCAGCACTAACAAAGGTTTCTGTTTCATGGTTACCTTTTCGGACCGTCCTCCCCCGCGCGCTGTCCTGTTGCCTCCTGCTCCGCGGCCTCCCCTGCCTCCGCGCGTTCCCCCACGTCCGCGGCCAGGGCGACCCAGGTCTCCAAAATTGATCTCCAGCTGGGATGTGATGTCATTGGCTGGTTTGCGGAAGTGGTGGTCACTGGACTCGTCAGGGGTGCCCTGTTGGTAAGAATGACAAAGTTTAACAATGCACTACGGAGAACAGTTAATGACGGAGTCAACATGTGTCTTAGTGTGCACTGTCTTTAGattatttatgttgtgtgtaACCACCCGTAATTACATTTCCATCAAGGGTGCTTATACAGATTATTAACACTGAATGTTGTCACGGACAGTGAGGATGTAAAACCAGTGAGAGATCTACACGCACCTTGTGGTACAGGGTGTGTGGCTCAGCTTCCGTCTCTGTGGCATCAATCAAAGCACCAACAGGCCTCTGAAAAGTCATCACAAGAAATAGCAGCACAAAATTATTCACCGATGTAATATTTCAGAAAAACGTCTCCAACAAGCTGAGCATATGTACCCGACTAAGATCACCACAAAATGATGATACAGGAATAGTAGTGAAGCCTATAACAGTGATAAGAAAGACGAGAGTCTGGATGCCTTGTAAAATACAGTCAGGCCCCCCGTTAGTCTTCAAATTTCTGTCATGCAAACAATAAAGCTTGTTATGTTGCAGCAGTGTCTTAAGACTTTTGCTCTGTGCTAGAAATCTGAAATAAAGAGAATTAACCACCATGCTTACATCTTCACTCTTGGACTTGTGCAGCACGTATCCTTTCTTCCACTGGCTGTCGGCTCCCTCGTTGGGCTTGCGGATGTTGAACTCTACCTTGGTGCGCTCTTTGTCCTGCATGGCCTTCCACTCGTCCAGGGTCATCTCTTTGGGGCCTTCGTTTTTCACCTCTTCAACTTCATTCTCCCTGGAAAGCCAGCACACAACAATGTAGGGACTAAAGTCTAAAACTGCCAATCCTCTTAGCTCTATACATGCCCTCTAATCCTGAGGCCAAAAGGACAGCGACAATGTTTATCCCATTTGCACCAAAGCTTTGTGACAAAAATGTACAAGCAGAAATACGGCTTGTGACACAGAATCCAAAGGAAAACATTATGATGTGCTGATAATGCTCTGTAGCTTCAGCCTACATtgtctaaaaaaagaaaaacaaaacaaaacaaaacaacaccaacaacaacaacaacaacaacaacaacaacaggtgaaGCTTTATATCACCTGACAGGAAATTAATACTCACTTGTTTTCAGAGCCAGCAGGTGtattttcctctccttctgGGGTCGTCTCAGGAGCTGCAGTCTGTTCAGCCTCACTGGGAACAAAGACATCAAGCTGTATTGCTAATACAGATTTTAAAGCTATTTATGATATAAAGCTTCAACAATtaaattctgaaaaaaaaaacagtgtccATTACTAAGGGCAGTATGTCACGAAGCTAGCCAACACTTGTAGAACTATACTCAAGGGTGTTGCATCTATTTATGcaattttgttttatgtaatgttattatttagTTGTGATAATGAACAGACACAACTAATGTGTAAACATTTCAGAATGATCCAACTTAGGTTTGCATTTGTATTCTAGCCAGAAAGACAGATTGTATTCAGATAGTACCCTGTGACATGTTCTGGAAAAACTGACTTCATTTCGGCAGCATGCAGTACACAATGTCTGGACAAATATTAAATGTGCACAATTATCTTGTAGACAGTAATGCTCCGATAAACAGGCcatgtgtctctctgtgaaAACTCACCTCACTTCTTCCTTCACATTGCCCCAGTTGTGCGAGCCAGTGCCACTGCGCTTCTCCTCGCTTTTCTGATTGCTAACAGAGAGcaaacagacaggaaaacacGCACTGATGTAAAATAATCCAGAACGAAGTCATtctaaaaccaacaacaacCCTCAAGTCTGCAGTTAAAGTAGATTAGtgtaaataaatgagaaaaaacaaaacaaaacactagaACTGATCCCAATCAGACTTATAGATAAGAAACATTTCCTGGaggttttgggttttttttctcctcatatAAACACTTAGTTGCAACAGTATCATGGGCTGCCAACTTTGAGCAGTTCAACGGCTCAAGAAACTACCAGCTGTTAAGAGCTACAACAACAGGATGCCCTGGGGCGATAGTCAATCCTTTACATGTGGATTCACTGGTCTGCTATGGTCTCAGTTCAGCGCTGACTCACGATTTGTCAGTGCCGCTGTGTCTTTCGAATTCTCGTTTCCCACGGGCGTCGAAGCCGTCTCCTCGGCCCATGCCCCGTCCTCTTCCACCACGCCCGCCCCGGCCGCCACCACGCCCTCTTGGGGGCCTGTCTCCAGAAGGTCTgatgaagacaaacagacaaacaaacatgtacaaatgtgtgtgctCTTAATGTCAGTGGTACCAAGATAAATATCAAAGAGCAGCTTCAAAAACTAGCAACTTACAGATGCCAGTGTTGTGATGCTGAGGTTATATGAGCCATGATTATATCATCTATATATCAGTGGCAGGAAACACAGTCAGCCTTGGGTTTAGCATGTTTTAATATTCCCCTTCATTCTTCATCACAGATACCCACTTGTCTACGGAGAACTCTCCACCTCCCTCAGGTTTCTCCTCAGTGGGCTTCTCGAAACGGCGCTCTCGAGGGGGTCTCCGGTCCTGCCTCTTTTCTCCAGGTCGGCCTTCACCCTGCCCGCCCTGGTGTTGGTTACCAGGCTGGCCCTGTTGGTCTGGTCTTCGGCCCACTCGCCTGATACCTCCACATGACATGAGCAGAAAATCTTATTTAGTAAGCTCTGCTGGTACAATATCTTCAATTGTGTCTGTGCAACACGttttacacatgcatgcagaaaCATGCCAACTGAGATGCGAAGCCACTAACTATTTAAGATGATCAAacttcctgtttcatctccaGCAGCTTCTTTATCAACACTGCATAGTTTCACTGCAACTATTAATGCAGCTGCCTTACAGATGATCCTCAACTCGGGTTTACtgttgatttctttatttttggacGACTGAAGTTAATTAGGTATTCTCTCTGTAGAGACACCGTCTATTCAAACAAAGGGTTATCTGTCCAGTTTTCCCAGCACACGCGTGATTATCTCACGCATTTGCTTTGCAAAGCCTGCAGCTGCTGTCGGAGCTGCGTAGCCAGTGCACGGAGCATCATCCACCACACGGTAACCCAACACTACACCTTCCTCTCGGATGCTAGTGGAAACCATTTTTGCGAGACAGGTTCACTGGTGTGTTATCTTCGCCGCTACACACTCCCGTCCGTGTCTAGCTAACCTCAGCCTGTGAGGAATTAACTGTTGTTGGTCTGTCCtccaacaacattaaaaaccgAGAGAGTCCGTGTTGACCTCACGCTGTGTGTCGctcacaccagcagcagctaaCGTAGCTAATAGGAGCCGCACATGACAGCAAACAGGCGAAAATACACAACACGCAGCGGACATATGAGACAGAGCAGGTGAAATTAGTACCTTCTTTCTTCAGGGGGACGGGAGCCTGCGGCTCCTCCTTCTTGTCCAGCAGCGGGTTCTTCCTGTCCTTCTGTGACTCCTTCTTCGGCTGCTTAGCGGCTTGAGCCGCGGTCTTGGTGGAGCCAGCGGCGGCCCCCTCCTTCTTCTTGTTTTCAGCAGCTTTCAGGATCTCAAACGGGTCGGACTCATCGTCCAATAACTGGTCGAACCGATTGGTTACGACGCAGCCGAAGCCTTCTTGCAGGTGTCCGGGCATGATGGCGCCCCTTCAGCGGGATTCACCTCCGATTCTACGAGGCTTGATGCGAACAATTCGCAGGATGCTGCCACAAGATGGCTGGGAGAGCTGCCCCTTCTCTTCCGGTGCGAGCACCATCCGGGACACCGCGCAGCGCGCACCAATCAGAGCGCACGGTGGCTGCAGTGTTGTTATTTACAATATGTAAGGAGGTCTCAGAGGAGGTCACATGCAATAGATGATAGTAGGACGTAATAATAGATGCTTTTAATAGAGTCACATTAGTTCTGCCTGATAAAAACACTATATGCGCATCTATGgaactgaataaatattttaaaatgcttagTGTGCGCCGCATGAATACATGTATTACTagtaaaagcagcagctgagccTGTGCTACCTGTGCATGATTAAGGACACGATTAAGAGAAGACTGCTGCAATCAAGCTCATAGGTAAAAtgcaatgctttttttttcgGCAAAAACGACTCCtaattgtatatatttttcttatatatattattcagtaagtaatattaaaacacattaaaacactcctcataaatgaattatttaaatgtcacactGTCCTGACATGTGACCGTCTGACctaaacaaaaggaaacatctCAGTGACTTAAATCAACAAGTCATCTATG
The window above is part of the Anabas testudineus chromosome 17, fAnaTes1.2, whole genome shotgun sequence genome. Proteins encoded here:
- the serbp1b gene encoding plasminogen activator inhibitor 1 RNA-binding protein — encoded protein: MPGHLQEGFGCVVTNRFDQLLDDESDPFEILKAAENKKKEGAAAGSTKTAAQAAKQPKKESQKDRKNPLLDKKEEPQAPVPLKKEGIRRVGRRPDQQGQPGNQHQGGQGEGRPGEKRQDRRPPRERRFEKPTEEKPEGGGEFSVDKPSGDRPPRGRGGGRGGRGGRGRGMGRGDGFDARGKREFERHSGTDKSNQKSEEKRSGTGSHNWGNVKEEVSEAEQTAAPETTPEGEENTPAGSENKENEVEEVKNEGPKEMTLDEWKAMQDKERTKVEFNIRKPNEGADSQWKKGYVLHKSKSEDRPVGALIDATETEAEPHTLYHKGTPDESSDHHFRKPANDITSQLEINFGDLGRPGRGRGGTRGGRGGRGAGGNRTARGGGRSEKASGVSVPNVDDPEAFPALA